The region AGGGTTCGTATCTTATCCCCGTGAAGCCCGAGACCGGTTACGCTGAGGCTGCTCTGGTAGAGCCTTGGACCTGTGTGGTGGCATCTTATCGGATCAAGCCGAGAAAGAGTCTGCATCCTGGTGGAGTCACTTTAATCGTCGAGGTCGAAGGCGGCAACTGGGAACTGGGCGAATCGATATGCGCATGCGGCACTCCCGGTAAGATAATACTGGCGGGTGTAAGCGATCCTCTGAAGTCCAAGATCTGCGGATGCGGTGGATGCAGCGCCGAAGTTATTGAGATAGACAAGATCCTGCCGGAGCAGGTCAAGGCTCTCTCGCAGGAACGCACCGGCGATAAGGGTTTCAATGATGTAATCGTGCTTGGCACTCCAAGCCCTGAGCTTGCCGAAGCTCTGAGCGCATGCCTTGCTCATGAAGCCGTTATGGCTATCCTGGCAGATAAGCCGATAAGCAGGCCGCTGCAGGTGGATGTAGGCCGGGTCCATTACGACTACATCGACTACATTGGCGCAAAGTCCAACAAGGCCTCCGACGCTTACTCCAAGAGCCGCAACAGCGAGTTCACTGCCGGTGGAACGGCCTGGTTTATTGGCGCGGCGGGCCCTATGGGTCAGATGCACGTATTGCGAGCCGCTAAGATGGCCAACGGCCCCAAGAAGATCCTCTGCACGGATGTAGACAATGGTCGCTTGAATTACCTCAAATCCGGCGTCGCAGATGCGGTGAAAGCAAACGGCATCGAGATTGTCTTTTTGAACCCTATGGAAGCCGGACCGGATTCACAGACAAAGGCAATAGAAGAGATTACAGGCGGCAAGGGCTTTGACGATATAGTGGTGCTGGCGCCTGTATCTGCGCTCATCGCTGGAGCGGTTGGGCACTTGGCTGAGGACGGCCTTATGAATATCTTTGCGGGTGTGCCACGCGGGACTATCGCCACAATCGACCTGAGCGTTACTTACATGAACGGGTCCAGGTTTGTCGGATCGAGCGGTTCAAGACCGCAGGATATGGTGGATACGCTGGCTTATACCGAGTCAGGCGAGCTTCCCACTCGAAACTCAATGGCAGCGGTCGGCGGGATCGACGCGATGGCGGACGGCGTAAAGGCTGTAAAGGGAGCCAGCTTCCCTGGTAAGACAGTGATCTTTCCACAGATCAAGCTGCCGCTTACTGCTCTTACAGACCTGGACAAGGTGCTTCCAAACGTCTATGCCAATCTCAAGGACGGCACGTTCTGGACACCCGAAGCAGAG is a window of Armatimonadota bacterium DNA encoding:
- a CDS encoding alcohol dehydrogenase catalytic domain-containing protein → MSDVISKYKALDYKLPEQSLAWRMHEAGVDNFGKDGTDTLPVPKPGPDEVLLRVDTIGICFSDVKLITQGSNHPRITGRDLQKEPVTPGHEVSLTVVEAGTNYKDKYKPGDRFIVQADVYYKGKNIAFGYALPGGMEQFVTVGEPVLNGDEGSYLIPVKPETGYAEAALVEPWTCVVASYRIKPRKSLHPGGVTLIVEVEGGNWELGESICACGTPGKIILAGVSDPLKSKICGCGGCSAEVIEIDKILPEQVKALSQERTGDKGFNDVIVLGTPSPELAEALSACLAHEAVMAILADKPISRPLQVDVGRVHYDYIDYIGAKSNKASDAYSKSRNSEFTAGGTAWFIGAAGPMGQMHVLRAAKMANGPKKILCTDVDNGRLNYLKSGVADAVKANGIEIVFLNPMEAGPDSQTKAIEEITGGKGFDDIVVLAPVSALIAGAVGHLAEDGLMNIFAGVPRGTIATIDLSVTYMNGSRFVGSSGSRPQDMVDTLAYTESGELPTRNSMAAVGGIDAMADGVKAVKGASFPGKTVIFPQIKLPLTALTDLDKVLPNVYANLKDGTFWTPEAEEELLKSKLEI